A genome region from Bradyrhizobium sp. WSM1417 includes the following:
- a CDS encoding phosphoserine transaminase has translation MTVAKPASRPNVPHFSSGPCAKRPGWNAQNLKDAALGRSHRAKVGKTKLKLAIDLTREVLEVPADYRIGIVPASDTGAVEMALWSMLGARPVTTLAWESFGEGWVSDIVKELKLKDVTKLNAAYGEIPDLSKVDPKSDVVFTWNGTTSGVRVPNADWISATREGLTICDATSAAFAQPLDWAKLDVVTFSWQKALGGEAAHGMLILSPRAVERLETYKPAWPLPKIFRMTKGGKINEGIFVGETINTPSMLCVEDYLDALNWAKSIGGLKALIARADANTKVLADWKAKTPWIDFLAKDAAIRSNTSVCLKFTDPAITSLSEDAQADFSKKLVALVEKEGAGYDFAYYRDAPAGLRIWCGATVEASDVALLTQWIDWAFAETKATLAKAA, from the coding sequence ATGACTGTAGCGAAGCCCGCTTCGCGGCCGAACGTGCCGCATTTTTCCTCCGGCCCCTGCGCCAAGCGCCCCGGATGGAATGCCCAAAATCTCAAGGACGCAGCGCTCGGCCGTTCGCATCGCGCGAAGGTCGGCAAGACCAAGCTCAAGCTCGCGATCGATTTGACGCGCGAGGTGCTCGAAGTGCCCGCCGATTATCGCATCGGCATCGTGCCGGCCTCCGATACCGGCGCGGTCGAGATGGCGCTGTGGTCGATGCTGGGTGCGCGCCCCGTCACCACGCTCGCCTGGGAATCCTTCGGCGAGGGCTGGGTCAGCGACATCGTCAAGGAATTGAAGCTCAAGGACGTCACCAAGCTCAACGCGGCTTACGGTGAGATCCCAGACCTCTCCAAGGTCGATCCGAAGTCCGACGTCGTCTTCACCTGGAACGGCACCACCTCAGGCGTGCGCGTGCCGAACGCGGACTGGATCAGCGCCACCCGCGAAGGCCTGACCATCTGCGACGCCACCTCGGCCGCGTTCGCGCAACCGCTCGACTGGGCCAAGCTCGACGTTGTCACCTTCTCCTGGCAGAAGGCGCTCGGCGGCGAAGCCGCGCACGGCATGCTGATCCTGTCGCCCCGCGCCGTGGAGCGGCTCGAAACCTACAAGCCGGCCTGGCCGCTGCCGAAGATTTTCCGCATGACCAAGGGCGGCAAGATCAACGAAGGCATTTTCGTCGGCGAGACCATCAACACGCCGTCGATGCTCTGCGTCGAGGATTATCTCGACGCGCTGAACTGGGCCAAGTCGATCGGCGGCCTCAAGGCGCTGATCGCGCGCGCCGACGCCAACACCAAGGTGCTCGCCGACTGGAAGGCGAAGACGCCCTGGATCGACTTCCTCGCCAAGGACGCCGCGATCCGCTCCAACACTTCGGTGTGCCTGAAGTTCACCGATCCCGCGATCACCTCGCTCTCCGAGGACGCGCAGGCCGACTTCTCCAAGAAGCTGGTGGCGCTGGTGGAGAAGGAAGGCGCGGGCTACGACTTCGCCTACTACCGCGATGCGCCAGCCGGCCTGCGGATCTGGTGCGGCGCCACCGTCGAGGCCAGCGATGTCGCGCTGCTGACCCAATGGATCGATTGGGCCTTCGCCGAGACCAAGGCCACGCTCGCCAAGGCGGCGTAG
- the serA gene encoding phosphoglycerate dehydrogenase, which yields MTKPKVLISDALSPAAVQIFKDRGVEVDFQPNLGKDKDKLAEIIGNYDGLAIRSATKATAKILEKATNLKVIGRAGIGVDNVEIPAATAKGIIVMNTPFGNSITTAEHAITLMLALAREIPQADASTQAGKWEKNRFMGVEITGKVLGVVGCGNIGSIVADRALGLRMKVIAFDPFLSPERARDIGVEKVELDDLLKRADFITLHTPLTEKTKNIIDAAAIAKMKKGVRLINCARGGLVDEQAVVDALNSKHIAGAAFDVFVEEPATANVLFGHPNVICTPHLGASTTEAQENVALQVAEQMSDYLLTGAISNAVNFPSITAEEAPKLKPFIALAERLGSFAGQLTESGILKVEITYEGHVAEMKIKAITSAVLSGLLRPMLGEVNVVSAPVVAKERGMVVDEIVRAAQSDYESLITVTVTTERQERSVSGTVYADGKPRLVDIKGIRVDAEFGKSMIYVTNEDKPGFIGKFASLLGDAKINIATFHLGRVAPGSDAIALIEVDGAVPADLLAKVQALPQVKQVKALTF from the coding sequence ATGACCAAACCCAAAGTTCTCATTTCCGACGCGCTCTCTCCGGCCGCCGTGCAGATCTTCAAAGACCGCGGCGTCGAGGTCGACTTTCAGCCCAATCTCGGCAAGGACAAGGACAAGCTCGCTGAGATCATCGGCAATTACGACGGCCTCGCGATCCGCTCGGCGACCAAGGCGACCGCGAAGATCCTCGAGAAGGCGACCAATCTCAAGGTGATCGGCCGCGCCGGTATCGGTGTCGACAACGTCGAGATTCCCGCCGCCACGGCCAAGGGCATCATCGTGATGAACACGCCGTTCGGCAATTCGATCACGACCGCCGAGCACGCCATTACCCTGATGCTGGCGCTGGCGCGCGAGATTCCGCAGGCGGACGCTTCGACCCAGGCCGGCAAGTGGGAGAAGAACCGCTTCATGGGCGTCGAGATCACCGGCAAGGTGCTCGGCGTCGTGGGCTGCGGCAACATCGGCTCGATCGTCGCGGACCGCGCGCTCGGCCTGCGCATGAAGGTGATCGCGTTCGATCCGTTCCTGTCGCCGGAGCGCGCCAGGGACATCGGCGTCGAGAAGGTCGAGCTCGACGACCTGCTCAAGCGCGCCGACTTTATCACGCTGCACACCCCGCTGACCGAGAAGACCAAGAACATCATCGATGCGGCCGCGATCGCCAAGATGAAGAAGGGCGTGCGCCTGATCAACTGCGCCCGCGGCGGCCTCGTCGACGAGCAGGCCGTGGTCGACGCTTTGAATTCCAAGCACATCGCAGGCGCCGCATTCGACGTCTTTGTCGAGGAGCCCGCCACCGCGAACGTGCTGTTTGGTCATCCCAACGTGATCTGCACGCCGCATCTCGGCGCGTCCACGACCGAAGCGCAGGAGAACGTCGCGCTTCAGGTCGCCGAGCAGATGTCGGATTACCTGCTCACCGGCGCGATCTCGAATGCCGTCAACTTCCCCTCGATCACGGCGGAAGAGGCGCCGAAGCTGAAGCCGTTCATCGCGCTCGCCGAAAGGCTCGGCTCGTTCGCGGGACAGCTGACCGAGAGCGGCATCCTCAAGGTCGAGATCACCTATGAAGGCCATGTCGCCGAGATGAAGATCAAGGCGATCACCTCCGCCGTGCTGTCCGGCCTGCTGCGGCCGATGCTGGGCGAGGTCAACGTCGTCTCTGCGCCCGTCGTCGCCAAGGAGCGCGGCATGGTGGTGGACGAGATCGTCCGCGCCGCCCAGAGCGACTATGAAAGCCTGATCACCGTCACCGTCACCACCGAGCGGCAGGAGCGGTCGGTCTCGGGCACGGTCTATGCCGACGGCAAGCCGCGCCTGGTCGACATCAAGGGCATCCGCGTCGACGCCGAATTCGGCAAGTCGATGATCTACGTGACCAACGAGGACAAGCCGGGCTTCATCGGCAAGTTCGCGAGCCTGCTCGGC